The Sulfitobacter sp. SK011 genome has a window encoding:
- a CDS encoding ABC transporter substrate-binding protein yields MLGGAAFADGHAKLSGDLKIFLDTSNPAPRAAMEGAIGRFGEKHPDLNIETTVIDREAYKTQIRNFLTADAPDVATWYAANRMRPYVEAGLFEDVSDLWEEDMFKEDLASTKGAMTIDGKQWGVPYTYYQWGVYYREDIFKELGLTEPTTWEEEKANCAKIVESGRACYTIGTKFLWTAGGWFDYMNMRTNGFDFHMQLLQGDASWESDEVKATFANWKELIDMGGFIANHQTYSWQEALPFMVNGEAVAYLMGNFAVAPLREAGLSDDQIDFYQFPAINPDVALAEDAPTDTFHIPANAQNKDAAREFLRHMASAEEQTIINAGDALGQLPVNAKASVDDDEFLNQGFAMLSSNSPGGVAQFFDRDAPAEMAKVAMEGFQEFMVKPDQVDSILSKLERARGRIYK; encoded by the coding sequence ATGTTGGGCGGCGCTGCGTTTGCAGATGGCCATGCCAAGCTGTCCGGGGATCTCAAGATTTTCCTCGATACATCCAACCCTGCCCCCCGCGCCGCGATGGAAGGTGCGATTGGCCGATTTGGCGAAAAGCACCCTGATCTGAATATCGAAACGACCGTGATTGACCGCGAAGCCTACAAGACGCAGATTCGCAACTTTTTGACGGCTGATGCACCAGACGTGGCGACATGGTACGCCGCAAACCGCATGCGCCCTTATGTCGAAGCGGGCCTTTTTGAGGACGTGAGTGACCTGTGGGAAGAGGACATGTTCAAAGAGGACCTCGCCTCGACCAAAGGTGCGATGACCATTGATGGCAAACAGTGGGGCGTGCCTTACACATATTATCAGTGGGGCGTCTATTACCGCGAAGACATCTTCAAGGAGCTGGGTCTGACTGAGCCAACCACATGGGAAGAAGAAAAGGCCAACTGCGCCAAGATCGTTGAAAGCGGTCGGGCCTGCTATACCATCGGGACCAAGTTTCTGTGGACCGCCGGCGGCTGGTTTGACTACATGAACATGCGCACCAACGGCTTTGATTTCCATATGCAATTGCTGCAAGGCGATGCGTCGTGGGAATCAGATGAGGTCAAGGCGACTTTCGCAAACTGGAAAGAGCTGATCGACATGGGCGGCTTTATCGCCAACCACCAGACCTACAGCTGGCAGGAAGCCCTGCCCTTCATGGTGAATGGCGAAGCGGTCGCCTATCTGATGGGTAACTTTGCCGTGGCACCGCTGCGCGAAGCGGGTCTGAGCGATGACCAGATCGACTTCTATCAGTTCCCGGCGATCAACCCGGATGTGGCACTGGCCGAAGACGCGCCAACCGACACGTTCCACATCCCGGCCAACGCCCAGAACAAGGATGCCGCACGTGAATTCCTGCGTCACATGGCAAGTGCCGAAGAGCAGACCATCATCAATGCTGGCGACGCTCTGGGCCAACTGCCCGTCAACGCCAAGGCCTCTGTGGATGACGACGAATTCCTGAACCAGGGCTTTGCGATGCTGTCATCGAACAGCCCCGGCGGTGTTGCACAGTTCTTTGACCGGGATGCCCCTGCGGAAATGGCCAAAGTTGCCATGGAAGGGTTCCAGGAATTCATGGTCAAGCCGGACCAGGTCGACAGCATCCTGTCCAAGCTGGAACGCGCACGCGGCCGCATCTACAAATAA
- a CDS encoding carbohydrate ABC transporter permease, protein MTQAALPTASAPTRSYWQRNQQTLAPWLFLIPAILFFVFYVIYPVFQSFNLSLYVWDGLGEAEYVGLRNYEDLYYEFQDRDAFYTSLKNNLIWLVLYLLAIPAGLFIALFLNQTVTGIRLYKSLFFFPFVISQVVVGLVFTWFYDPAFGILNVVLGWVGMGPINVLGNEYTVTYGIILAGLWPQTAYCMILYLTGLNAVNPEQIEAGRLDGAKGLRMLWHVVLPQLRPATFIAFVVTIIGALRSFDLISIMTGGGPFGSSRVLAYYMFEVALSEYGFRMGYGAAIAVVLFAIMMVFIAYFLWSMYREEKR, encoded by the coding sequence ATGACCCAAGCTGCCCTGCCCACCGCATCCGCGCCAACCCGTTCTTATTGGCAGCGCAATCAACAGACGCTTGCGCCCTGGCTCTTTCTTATCCCCGCCATCCTGTTCTTTGTGTTCTACGTCATCTACCCGGTTTTTCAGTCGTTCAACCTGTCGCTTTATGTATGGGACGGATTGGGTGAGGCGGAATATGTGGGTCTGCGCAACTATGAGGACCTGTATTACGAATTTCAGGACCGGGATGCGTTTTACACCTCGCTGAAGAACAACCTGATCTGGCTGGTGCTGTATCTGCTGGCGATCCCTGCGGGGCTGTTTATCGCGCTGTTTTTGAACCAGACGGTGACGGGCATCCGCCTTTATAAATCATTGTTCTTTTTTCCATTCGTCATCTCTCAGGTTGTCGTGGGCCTTGTCTTTACGTGGTTCTATGATCCGGCATTCGGTATCCTGAATGTGGTCCTTGGATGGGTCGGAATGGGACCGATCAATGTGTTGGGTAATGAATACACCGTGACCTACGGGATTATCCTTGCCGGTCTGTGGCCTCAAACGGCCTATTGCATGATCCTGTACCTGACCGGCCTGAACGCCGTGAACCCCGAACAGATCGAGGCCGGGCGTCTGGACGGGGCCAAGGGGCTGCGCATGCTCTGGCATGTCGTGCTGCCACAACTTCGGCCCGCAACTTTCATCGCTTTTGTTGTCACAATCATTGGCGCGCTGCGGTCCTTCGATCTGATTTCGATCATGACCGGCGGCGGCCCCTTCGGGTCAAGCCGCGTGCTGGCGTATTATATGTTCGAGGTGGCGCTGTCCGAATACGGGTTCCGCATGGGATATGGTGCCGCAATCGCGGTCGTTCTGTTTGCGATCATGATGGTCTTTATCGCCTATTTCCTATGGTCGATGTACCGCGAGGAGAAACGCTGA
- a CDS encoding alpha-glucosidase/alpha-galactosidase: protein MTKITMIGAGSTVFMKNLIGDALSKASLSAAHIALMDIDPNRLAQSELVAKKLILSVGAAATVSTHTNQREALEGADFVIVAFQIGGFDPSTKIDFDIPNTYGLRQTIADTLGIGGIMRGLRTVPHLWKIAEDMAQVCPGATMLQYVNPMAINTWALSARYPALKQVGLCHSVQNTVEELALDLGLDEKTLRYRVGGINHMAFLLEFTDADGKDLYPAMRAGYNAGKIPLESRWNARCPNLVRYETFMHLGYFATESSEHFAEYVPWFIKSHRPDLIEKFRIPLDEYPARCVEQVATWEDQYAELQNAPAIAHEVSNEYAATIMDSIVTGTPSVIYGNVANTGLIPQLPQGAAVEVPCLVDGHGIQPTVVDDIPKHLLALMRTNVNVQELTVEALLTEDIAPLYHAAYMDPHTAAELDLRQIRSLVDDLLIAHGDWIPEWARKRHAA, encoded by the coding sequence ATGACCAAGATTACGATGATCGGGGCGGGTTCAACCGTCTTTATGAAGAACCTGATTGGGGACGCGCTGTCCAAGGCATCCCTCAGTGCGGCGCATATCGCGCTGATGGACATTGATCCAAACCGGCTGGCGCAATCCGAACTGGTGGCGAAAAAGCTGATCCTGTCGGTGGGGGCCGCGGCAACGGTCAGCACCCACACCAACCAACGCGAGGCGCTGGAGGGTGCGGATTTTGTCATCGTCGCTTTTCAGATCGGTGGCTTTGATCCGTCAACCAAAATCGATTTTGACATTCCAAACACCTATGGGCTGCGCCAGACCATCGCCGACACACTGGGCATTGGCGGCATCATGCGGGGTCTGCGCACCGTGCCCCATCTGTGGAAGATCGCCGAGGATATGGCGCAGGTCTGCCCCGGTGCTACCATGTTGCAATACGTCAACCCGATGGCGATCAACACCTGGGCGCTGAGCGCGCGTTATCCGGCACTGAAACAAGTGGGCTTGTGCCATTCGGTGCAAAACACAGTTGAGGAACTGGCCCTTGATCTGGGACTTGACGAAAAAACGCTGCGCTACCGGGTGGGCGGGATCAATCACATGGCGTTCTTGCTTGAGTTCACGGATGCGGACGGCAAGGATCTCTATCCCGCAATGCGGGCGGGCTATAACGCTGGAAAAATCCCGCTTGAATCGCGCTGGAATGCGCGCTGTCCGAACCTTGTACGCTACGAGACCTTTATGCACCTTGGCTATTTCGCCACGGAGTCTTCTGAGCATTTTGCCGAATACGTGCCGTGGTTCATCAAATCGCACCGCCCTGACCTGATTGAAAAATTCCGCATCCCACTGGACGAATATCCTGCCCGCTGTGTTGAACAGGTGGCGACATGGGAAGATCAATATGCAGAGCTGCAAAATGCCCCGGCCATCGCCCATGAGGTGTCCAACGAATATGCGGCCACGATCATGGACAGCATCGTCACCGGCACGCCGTCCGTGATCTATGGCAATGTTGCGAACACCGGTTTGATCCCGCAACTGCCGCAGGGGGCGGCCGTTGAGGTGCCCTGCCTGGTGGACGGCCATGGCATACAGCCGACCGTCGTCGATGATATTCCCAAGCATCTGCTGGCGCTGATGCGTACAAATGTGAATGTGCAGGAATTGACGGTTGAGGCGCTGCTGACTGAAGACATCGCACCGCTTTATCACGCCGCCTATATGGATCCCCATACCGCCGCAGAGCTTGATCTGAGACAAATCAGATCACTGGTGGATGATTTATTGATTGCGCATGGGGACTGGATCCCTGAATGGGCACGTAAAAGACATGCGGCATAA
- a CDS encoding SDR family NAD(P)-dependent oxidoreductase — MTQIATFHDLQGKSVYITGGGSGIGASLTDGFLAQGANVTFIGRSDASAFVADMQEKHGRAPLFLQGDITDTDRLQATIKEAAHTFGPVDVLVSNAANDQRHTMAELTPDRWDALLAINLKAYFFAAQAVAPGMQAKGAGSIINFSSVSYMMGNAGYPAYTTANGGITALSRSLARELGPDGVRVNALAPGWVLTEKQLEKWATPKDLAAHLDRQCLKTHLAPRDIVDAVLFLASDASRMMTGQCMVVDGGTVTTG, encoded by the coding sequence ATGACCCAGATCGCCACGTTTCACGACCTGCAAGGCAAATCGGTTTATATCACCGGTGGTGGATCTGGCATTGGTGCGTCATTGACGGATGGGTTTCTGGCGCAAGGGGCGAATGTGACCTTTATCGGCCGCTCTGATGCCAGCGCCTTTGTGGCGGATATGCAGGAAAAACACGGGCGCGCGCCGCTGTTTCTGCAAGGCGATATAACGGATACCGACCGTCTGCAGGCCACCATCAAAGAAGCCGCACATACATTTGGCCCGGTCGACGTGCTGGTCAGCAATGCCGCCAACGATCAGCGCCATACGATGGCCGAACTGACGCCTGACCGCTGGGACGCGCTTTTGGCAATCAATCTCAAGGCGTATTTCTTTGCAGCTCAGGCGGTCGCACCGGGGATGCAGGCGAAGGGTGCCGGGTCCATCATCAACTTCAGCTCGGTCAGCTATATGATGGGCAATGCAGGTTATCCTGCGTATACAACGGCCAATGGTGGCATTACGGCATTGAGCCGTAGCTTGGCACGCGAACTGGGGCCGGACGGCGTGCGGGTGAATGCGCTGGCCCCGGGGTGGGTTCTGACCGAAAAGCAACTTGAAAAATGGGCCACGCCAAAGGATCTTGCCGCACATCTGGACCGGCAGTGTCTCAAGACCCATCTGGCCCCGCGCGATATCGTCGATGCGGTGCTTTTTCTGGCCTCCGACGCCAGCCGGATGATGACCGGGCAATGTATGGTCGTCGATGGCGGCACGGTAACGACAGGATAA
- a CDS encoding ABC transporter ATP-binding protein, with amino-acid sequence MTGVTLNGAIKRYGDVQVIHGIDLVVEDGEFCVFVGPSGCGKSTLLRMIAGLEETTEGQISIGSRDVTKADPSERGVAMVFQTYALYPHMTVAENMGFGLRMNGVPKAEIAKKVKAASDILKLDDYLKRKPANLSGGQRQRVAIGRAIVRGPEVFLFDEPLSNLDAELRVEMRVEIARLHKEIGATMIYVTHDQVEAMTLADKIVVLRAGVIEQVGAPLELYRDPDNRFVAGFIGSPAMNFLNGTVKDGAVDVPALGRAVSPTVKLPPDGTAVTVGLRPEHMEVHPGKGALHADLSEALGGVSYLHLDTPTGERIIAEERGDDRAREGDTVDITFEPRRLMLFDGKSGLRLR; translated from the coding sequence ATGACAGGTGTAACGCTAAACGGTGCCATCAAACGCTATGGCGATGTGCAAGTGATCCACGGCATTGATCTGGTCGTTGAAGACGGTGAGTTCTGCGTCTTTGTCGGCCCGTCAGGCTGCGGCAAGTCGACGTTGCTGCGCATGATTGCAGGGTTGGAAGAGACCACCGAAGGTCAGATCAGCATCGGCAGTCGTGACGTGACCAAAGCCGACCCGTCAGAGCGCGGGGTGGCGATGGTGTTTCAGACCTACGCGCTTTATCCGCATATGACGGTTGCCGAGAACATGGGTTTTGGCTTGCGGATGAACGGCGTGCCCAAGGCCGAGATCGCCAAAAAGGTCAAAGCGGCGTCCGATATCCTGAAACTGGATGATTACCTGAAACGTAAACCTGCGAACCTGTCCGGGGGGCAACGGCAGCGTGTGGCCATTGGCCGTGCAATTGTGCGCGGTCCCGAGGTGTTTCTGTTTGATGAACCTTTATCGAATTTGGACGCCGAACTGCGCGTTGAAATGCGCGTTGAAATTGCCCGACTGCACAAGGAAATCGGGGCGACGATGATCTATGTGACCCATGATCAGGTCGAAGCGATGACGCTGGCTGACAAAATTGTCGTGCTGCGCGCTGGTGTGATCGAACAGGTAGGTGCCCCGCTTGAGCTCTACCGCGACCCCGACAACCGCTTTGTGGCGGGCTTTATCGGCTCGCCCGCAATGAATTTTCTGAACGGCACGGTCAAAGATGGCGCTGTCGATGTGCCTGCACTGGGCCGGGCAGTCTCACCTACAGTGAAATTACCACCCGATGGCACGGCGGTGACTGTCGGATTGCGCCCCGAACACATGGAGGTGCATCCGGGCAAGGGGGCGTTACATGCGGATCTGTCCGAGGCGCTGGGCGGGGTCAGCTATCTGCACCTTGATACACCGACCGGAGAACGCATCATTGCCGAGGAACGCGGCGATGACCGGGCCCGCGAAGGCGATACCGTTGACATCACCTTTGAACCACGGCGTCTGATGCTCTTTGATGGGAAATCCGGTCTGCGGCTCAGGTAA
- a CDS encoding IclR family transcriptional regulator, translating to MSGDGTVGKAMDVLDQVAAFGRPVRFGALLSASPFPKATLYRFLQTLTNQRLLEYDAEHQTYSLGVRLVRLAHAAWTQSSLAPIARPHLDQLSAKIGLTVHLAQLDNGQVLYVDKRNAVHPVEMFSQAGKVGPAYCTGVGKAMLAFLPELEQRRVLTQQSYHRFTPQTLAEPATLKAELAHIVERGHAYDREEHEPGIICVAVPILTGHDKVLGGLSITGSTQTTNYQKLDALVPDLKAAALAIAQHAEAWRFPGDHPIQQTGT from the coding sequence ATGTCCGGCGACGGCACAGTGGGAAAAGCAATGGATGTGCTCGATCAGGTGGCTGCTTTTGGCCGTCCGGTGCGATTCGGTGCCCTGCTGAGCGCCAGCCCCTTTCCCAAAGCGACGTTGTATCGGTTCCTGCAAACCCTCACCAATCAGCGGCTGTTGGAATATGACGCTGAACACCAGACCTATTCATTGGGGGTGCGGCTTGTGCGTCTGGCCCACGCGGCCTGGACGCAATCCAGCCTTGCCCCGATCGCGCGCCCTCATCTGGACCAACTGAGTGCCAAGATCGGGCTGACCGTGCATCTGGCACAATTGGACAATGGTCAGGTCCTTTACGTGGACAAGCGCAACGCTGTGCACCCGGTCGAGATGTTCAGTCAGGCCGGCAAGGTCGGTCCCGCCTATTGCACCGGCGTGGGCAAGGCGATGCTCGCCTTTTTGCCCGAGCTTGAGCAACGCCGCGTTCTGACCCAGCAAAGCTATCACCGCTTTACACCTCAAACCCTCGCAGAGCCTGCAACGCTCAAGGCGGAACTGGCCCATATCGTTGAACGCGGCCATGCCTATGACCGCGAAGAACATGAACCGGGCATCATCTGTGTCGCCGTGCCCATTTTGACGGGACATGACAAGGTGCTGGGCGGTCTGTCGATCACCGGTTCCACCCAAACAACCAATTATCAAAAGCTCGACGCGCTGGTGCCGGATCTCAAGGCAGCAGCACTGGCCATCGCACAACACGCCGAGGCGTGGCGGTTTCCGGGCGATCACCCCATTCAACAAACAGGAACTTGA
- a CDS encoding carbohydrate ABC transporter permease, with protein MFPTPLEKRAPAAKTTYQLILPLALIAWLLPLLAVAVFSVKPGADFTNANYWGLPSSFDFFENYGQVFFNSDMPRYLLNSVFITVPTVIGAVTLSAMAGFALGIYRFKANIWIFFMFVAGNFVPFQILMVPVRDLTLDLGLYNTKTGLVLFHIAFQTGFCTLFMRNFIRALPFELIEAARVEGISEIRIFWYVVLPLMKPALAALSVLIFTFIWNDYFWAVVLTQGPESQPVTAGITAFNSQFRAMYHLMSAGSIVAALPPVAMFFLMQKHFIAGLTLGAVK; from the coding sequence ATGTTCCCGACACCGCTGGAAAAACGTGCCCCCGCCGCCAAGACGACCTATCAGCTTATCCTGCCGCTGGCCCTCATCGCGTGGCTGTTGCCCTTGCTGGCGGTCGCCGTGTTCTCGGTCAAACCGGGGGCGGATTTCACCAATGCAAATTATTGGGGCCTGCCATCGTCGTTTGATTTCTTTGAGAACTACGGTCAGGTCTTTTTCAACTCCGACATGCCGCGGTACTTGCTAAATTCGGTGTTCATCACGGTGCCGACGGTGATCGGTGCGGTGACCCTGTCCGCGATGGCCGGGTTTGCCTTGGGCATTTATCGGTTCAAGGCCAATATCTGGATTTTCTTCATGTTTGTTGCAGGCAACTTCGTACCGTTTCAAATCCTGATGGTGCCGGTGCGTGACCTGACGCTGGATCTGGGGCTTTACAATACCAAGACCGGGCTGGTGTTGTTTCACATCGCCTTTCAGACCGGGTTTTGCACGCTCTTCATGCGCAACTTTATCCGCGCCCTGCCCTTTGAACTGATCGAGGCGGCACGTGTCGAGGGCATCTCGGAGATCAGGATTTTCTGGTATGTTGTCCTGCCCCTGATGAAGCCCGCGCTCGCGGCCCTGTCGGTGCTGATCTTTACCTTCATCTGGAACGATTATTTCTGGGCCGTGGTGCTGACCCAGGGACCAGAAAGCCAACCCGTGACCGCAGGCATCACCGCGTTTAATTCGCAATTTCGCGCGATGTATCACCTGATGAGCGCAGGCAGCATTGTTGCCGCCCTGCCCCCGGTCGCGATGTTTTTCCTGATGCAGAAACACTTTATCGCCGGTCTGACGTTGGGCGCGGTGAAATAA
- a CDS encoding 2-dehydro-3-deoxygalactonokinase — MSTGATEWIAVDWGTSNLRVWAMQGDVVLARAGSDAGMGGLTRDGFGPALAALTDDWGLPSNVPVIACGMVGSRQGWVEAPYRSVPCTPLGDRMIKVPGAAKDIRIIPGLKQDTPADVMRGEETQIAGFLALNPNWDGVICLPGTHAKWVQISAGEVVSFQTFMTGELFALISTGSVLRHSVQSDGWDADAFVEAVSDTLSRPEKLAARLFSIRAEDLLNATPAPVSRARLSGALIGTELAAARPYWLGQQVAIIGADATARHYVEALAAQGVPATLADAERMTLAGLTAAYKTSKVTS, encoded by the coding sequence ATGAGTACAGGTGCCACAGAATGGATTGCGGTGGACTGGGGCACCAGCAATTTGCGCGTCTGGGCGATGCAGGGGGATGTTGTGTTGGCCCGCGCAGGGTCAGACGCCGGCATGGGCGGGCTGACGCGGGACGGTTTCGGCCCGGCATTGGCGGCACTTACTGACGATTGGGGCCTGCCGTCAAACGTGCCTGTCATTGCCTGCGGCATGGTGGGGTCCCGGCAGGGATGGGTTGAAGCGCCCTATCGGTCTGTGCCCTGTACACCGCTGGGCGATCGCATGATCAAGGTGCCGGGTGCCGCCAAGGACATCCGTATCATTCCGGGGCTTAAACAAGACACACCTGCGGATGTGATGCGCGGCGAAGAGACACAGATCGCTGGATTTCTGGCGCTCAACCCCAATTGGGACGGTGTCATCTGCCTGCCCGGCACCCATGCCAAATGGGTGCAGATCAGCGCCGGCGAAGTGGTCAGTTTCCAGACCTTCATGACCGGTGAACTCTTTGCGCTGATTTCGACCGGGTCGGTTCTGCGCCATTCGGTACAATCGGATGGCTGGGACGCAGATGCGTTTGTCGAAGCTGTTTCAGACACCCTGTCGCGGCCCGAAAAATTGGCGGCGCGGCTTTTTTCCATTCGCGCAGAGGATTTGCTGAACGCGACCCCTGCGCCGGTGTCGCGTGCGCGGTTGTCCGGGGCATTGATCGGGACCGAGCTTGCCGCCGCACGCCCCTATTGGTTGGGCCAACAGGTCGCAATCATCGGGGCCGATGCAACAGCACGGCATTATGTCGAGGCATTGGCCGCGCAAGGGGTGCCCGCGACTTTGGCGGATGCGGAACGGATGACCCTTGCGGGCCTGACCGCCGCCTATAAAACATCAAAGGTGACCTCATGA
- a CDS encoding 2-dehydro-3-deoxy-6-phosphogalactonate aldolase, with protein MTLPLIAILRGITPTEAPAVAGALIGCGITTIEVPLNSPDPYDSIAVMAREHADHAVIGAGTVLTVEQVDKVADAGGTLIVSPNCDVAVIARSKARGLQSWPGVFTPTEAFAALAAGADGLKLFPGNMAGTGGLAAMRAVLPKGTLVYAVGGAGADNFGDWIAASADGFGIGSALYKPGLSVAEVEERARALVDAYKAAIR; from the coding sequence ATGACCTTACCCCTTATTGCGATCTTGCGCGGGATCACCCCGACAGAGGCCCCCGCGGTCGCAGGTGCGTTGATCGGATGCGGCATCACCACGATCGAAGTCCCGCTCAATTCACCCGACCCCTATGACAGCATCGCCGTTATGGCGCGCGAGCATGCGGATCACGCGGTGATTGGCGCGGGCACAGTCCTGACAGTTGAACAGGTAGATAAAGTTGCGGATGCAGGCGGCACATTGATTGTGTCGCCCAATTGCGACGTGGCGGTGATCGCGCGCAGCAAGGCGCGCGGTCTGCAAAGCTGGCCGGGGGTGTTTACCCCGACCGAAGCCTTTGCCGCCCTTGCCGCAGGTGCCGATGGTCTCAAACTTTTTCCCGGCAATATGGCGGGCACCGGCGGTCTTGCCGCCATGCGTGCGGTCCTGCCCAAGGGCACCTTGGTCTATGCCGTGGGCGGCGCAGGCGCGGACAACTTTGGTGATTGGATCGCGGCGAGCGCGGATGGTTTCGGCATCGGTTCTGCGCTTTACAAACCGGGCTTGTCGGTGGCCGAGGTTGAGGAACGCGCCCGTGCGCTGGTGGACGCCTACAAGGCTGCGATCAGGTGA